The genomic stretch CGCGGGCCCTGATCGCCGTCACTGTCAGCGCCGCTGCATTCGCGACGGCCGGCAGCGCGCACGCCGAGCCGCAGGGTTTCCTTGAAACCGTCAAGCATCACACCACGCTGATCAACACCGTGCCGGAAAACGGCGACCAGAATCCGTACGCGGTCGTGGTCGCGCCGGTCACGGCAGGCACCGTCAAGCAAGGCGACGTGCTGGTCGGCAACTTCAACAACTCGACCAATCTGCAAGGCACCGGCAGCACGATCGTCAACTATCACCCGGACACGAAGCAGATGACGGTGTTCGCCACGGTGCCGCGCGATCTGAAGGAATGCCCGGGCGGCATCGGCCTGTCGACCGCGATGACGATGCTCAAGTCGGGCTACGTGATCGTCGGCAGCACGCCGAGCAACGACGGCACCACCGGCACCAAGGGCGCCGGCTGTCTGATCGTGATCGATCCGAACGGCAAGGTCGCCTCGAGCATCGTCAGCCCGAACATCAACGATCCGTGGGGCAACATGGCGGTCGTCGATAACGGCAGCAGCGCGACGCTGTTCGTCAGCAACGCCGGCTTCGGCGTGGGCGACGCGAACGGCAATCCGCCGGTATTCAAGCAGGCCACCGTGCTGCGTCTGGACCTCGACGTGCCGGCCGGTAAGCCGCCGGTCGTGAAGAAGGAAACGGTCGTGGGCAGCGGCTTCGGCGCGCAGGCCGACAAGGGCGTGTTCCTCGTCGGTCCGACCGGCCTCGCGCTGTCGGCCGATCAGAAACTACTGTACGTGTCCGATGCGATCGGCAACCGCGTCACCGAAATCGACGATCCGATGACGCGTGACACCAGCGCCGGCGTCGGCCGCCAGTTGACCGCCGACGGCCTGCTGCATCGACCGCTGGCAATGGTCACCGCGCCCAACGGCCACCTGCTGGTCACGAATGCGTTGAACGGCCAGGTCGTCGAAATCGATCCGGCCAGCGGCAAGCAACTCTACGCCCGCTGGATCGACACCGACAAGGCGCAATCGCCTCCCGGCAACGGCGACCTGTTCGGCATCGCGATGACACCGGAAGGCGACGGTTTCTATTACGTGCAGGACGACGTGAACACGCTGGTGCTGGCGAAGTAAGTGACGCAACCAGGCGACGCAGATAAACGACGCAAACCCCGCAAAACCCAAGGCCAAATAAAGGCTAAGTAACCATGGCAAACGATCATCCGTCGCGGCCTGCAAGGCGCGGCTTTCTCAAAGCGGGCGGCGCAGCGGTAGCGGCCGGTGCGAGCCTCGGCGCGGGTCTGGGTACGCCCCAGGCCGCGCTCGGCAAGACGCCCGCGCACAATGCCGATCCGCAAATGGCAGTCGAGCCGTTCTATGGCGCGCATCAAGGCGGCATCGTCACGCCGCAGCAGAGTCACACGTACGTGGCCGCGCTCGATCTGACCACCGACAAGCGCGACGACGTCATCGCGCTGCTGCGTGCCTGGACCGACGCCGCCGCACGCCTGACGCAAGGCGCCACGGCCGCGCCGTTGCCCCCGGGCGACGTGGGCGGAGACAAGGCCGCGCCCGATTCCGGCGATGTGCTCGGTCTCGGCCCCGCCGGTTTGACAATCACGTTCGGCTTCGGCCCGGGCCTCTTCACGCATGAAGGCAAGGACCGCTACGGCCTCGCTGCGCGCCGCCCTGCCGCGCTTGTCGATCTGCCGCGTTTTAACGGCGACCAGCTGATCGCCGAGAAAACCGGCGGCGACCTGTTCATCCAGGCATGTGCGAACGATCAGCAAGTCGCTTTCCACGCGGTGCGGCAACTGGCACGCCTCGGCTACGGTGTCGCGACCATGCGTTGGGGCCAGTCCGGCTTCCTGTCGGGTCCGCGCGGTCAGACGCCGCGCAATCTGATGGGCTTCAAGGACGGCACCAATAATCCGTCGACCGCCAAGCCGCAGTTGATGAACGAGTTCGTGTGGGCCGGCGCCACTGCCGACGCACCGTGGATGGAAGGCGGCACCTACACCGTCGTGCGCCGCATCCGTATCACGCTCGAACACTGGGACAACACCGAACTGGGTTTCCAGGAACAGGTGTTCGGCCGTCACAAGTACAGCGGCGCGCCGATCGGCAAGAAGAACGAGTTCGACCCGGTGGACCTCAAGGAAGAGGACAAGGACGGCAATCCTGTCATTCCGGAGAACTCGCACGTGCGTCTGTCGAATCAGGCGAGCAACAACGGTGCGCAGATTCTGCGCCGCTCGTACTCGTACAACGAGGGCACGAACTTCTACATCGAGCGCTGGCCGCCATGGCGCCAGGAAACCGAATACGACGCGGGACTGATTTTCGTCGCCCACCAGAGCGATCCGCGTACCGGCTTCATTCCGATCAACGACAAGCTCGCGAAGTTCGACATGATGAACCAGTTCACGACGCACGTAGGCAGCGCGGTATTCGCGGTGCCGCCGGGCGCGAAGCCGGGTTCGTATATCGGCGCGGGGCTGTTCGAGACATAATGGCAGCCGCCAGACGATCAGCAAAATAAGCAGCAGAGAAGATCAACTATTACATCATCTATGGACTTTAGGATCATGGCTCATTCCTGGTTTGTCACCCGCCTGCGCATCGTCAGCAGCGCAGGCGCGCTCACGCTGGCCGCACTCGGCACCGCACCGACGGCGGCTCACGCTGCGTCGATCACGCTGTACAACGCGCAGCACGAACAGGTCGTCAATCTGCTCGCCAAAGACTTCGAAAAGCAGTCCGGCATTTCGGTGAAGATCCGCAACGGCGAAGGCCCGGCGATGGCCGCGCAACTCGTCGCGGAAGGCGCCGCCACGCCCGCCGACGTGTACTTCACGGAAAACTCGCCCGAGCTGACGCTGCTCGAAGAGAAAGGCCTCTTGAACAAGGTCGACGGCTCGACCCTCGCCACCGTGCCGGCGCGCTTCAACTCGCCGACCGGCGCGTGGGTCGGCGTGACCGCGCGTGAAAGCGTGCTGGCCTACAACACGAGCAAGCTGCAAGCATCGCAACTGCCGCAATCGCTGTTCGACCTGGTCAAGCCGGAATGGAAAGGCAAGGTCGGCATTGCACCGAGCGACGCCGACTTCCTGCCGCTCGTGAGCGCCGTACTCGCGCTGAAGGGCGAAGCGCAAACCGTCCAATGGCTGAAGGGCCTGAAAGCCAACGCGCAGATTTTCGACGACGAAGAAGGCGTGGTCGCCGCCGTCAATCGCGGCGGCGTGGCCACCGGTGTGGTCAACAACTACTACTGGGACCGTCTGCACGCCGAACTCGGCGACGCGAAAACCCGCAGCGCGGTTCATCACTTCGGCAACGGCGATGTCGGCGCGCTGGTGAACGTGTCGGGCGCGGCAGTGCTGAAGTCCGCGCACAACACGGACGGCGCGCAGAAGTTTCTCGCCTATCTGGTCAGCGAACGCGCGCAAAAGTTGATGGCGAACAGCCACGTCATGTTCGAATATCCGCTGCATGCGGGCGTCGCGCCGGACCCGATCCTCAAGCCGTTCGCCGAACTGAGCCCGCCGTCGCTGACGATCCAGCAACTCGGCGACGACAGCCAGGCCGGCAAGCTGCTGCGTCAGGCAGGCTTGCTGTAAATGAGCGATGCCGTGTCAGCCGGGCCACCGGCTGTAACTCCCACCCCGGCGCGCGCCCACTCGCGCGCGCCGCGCGGTTTGTTTGCGGCAGCAACACTCAGCGCTTTGCTGGTGTTGCTGCCGATTGCGTTTACCTTCTGGCGGGCGGCAAGCTTCGGGATCGGCGAGGCGGTCGACCTGATAGTCCGGCCATTGGTGGGTGAACTGCTGGTCAACACGCTGCTGATCGCCGTGTCGACCACGCTTGTCTCCGCTGTCATCGGCACGGCGGCCGCATGGTTCGTCGAACGCACGCATTTGCCGGGACGCCGTGCGTGGGCCGTGCTCACTGCCGCGCCGCTCGCGATGCCGGCCTTCATCTCGAGCTATGCGTGGGTGTCGTTGAGTCTCGATTTACAGGACTTCGCGGGGGCGTTGCTGGTGCTGACGTCCGCGTACTTCCCGCTGGTCTATCTGCCGGTGGCCGCCGCGTTGCGCGGCATGGACCCGGCGCTCGAAGAAAGCGCGCGCGCGCTCGGCTGCAACCGCTGGACAACTTTCATTCGCGTGGTGCTGCCGCAATTGCGCCCGGCGCTGCTCGGCGGCATGTTGCTGGTTGCGCTCGGCGTGCTGTCCGAATTCGGCGCGTTCACGCTGCTGCGCTTTCGCACATTCACGACGCAAATCTACGCGGAATATCGCACCAGTTTCGATGGCGGCGGTGCTTCGCTGCTCGCCTGCCTGCTGATCGTGATCTGCCTTATCGTGCTCGCGTTCGAGTTCCGTGTGCGCGGCGCGGCGCGTTATGAACGCTTCGATCGCGGCACGCGTCGCGCGGTGCTGCGCTACGAACTCGGCGCATGGCGCTGGATCGTGGTGGCCGGCTTCGCCGCGCTGGCGATCGCAACGCTCGGCGTGCCGCTCGGCATGATCGGCTACTGGCTCACGCAGCCGGGCGCTGCCGCCGTCACACCGGCTGACGTGTCACCCGAGTTGCTGTTCAACGCGACGATCTCGTCGCTTGGATTCGGCCTCGCCGCCGCGGCACTGACCACGCTGCTGGTCCTGCCGCTCGCGTTCCTGCTGGTGCGCTATCCGACGCGTTTCGCGACGCTGTTCGAACGCACGGTGTTTCTCGCCCAAGGCATTCCGGGTCTGGTGATCGCGCTGGCGATCGTCTCGCTCGCGGTGCACGCACTGCAACCGCTTTATCAAAGCACGACACTGCTGATCATCGCATATGCGATCCTGTTCATGCCGGTTGCGTTGGTGAGTGTGCGCGCCGCCCTGATGCAGGCACAACCGCGCCTTGAAGAGACAGCCCGCGCGCTCGGCCTCGGCTGGTCGCAGACTGTGTTCCGCGTGTTGTTGCCGCTTGCCGGCCCGGGGCTCGGCGCCGCAGCGGCGATGGTGTTCATCTCGGTCGTCACCGAACTCAACGCGACGTTGCTGCTCTCGCCCATCGACACCCAAACGCTCGCGACACAAGTCTGGGCCGACACGTCGACGATGGCCTTCGCCGCCGCCGCGCCGTATGCGGCACTGCTAACCGGCATTTCGCTGTTCGCCTCCGGCCTGCTGTTCGCGCTGCTCGGCAAATCGGCGCTGCTCGGCGAACGCAGTTGACGCACCTCGCTTTTCTCATCGGATTCTCATGAGCGAACTTCGTATCCGCGGACTGCAAAAATCGTTCGACGGCCATCCGGTGCTGCACGGCATCGATCTGTCCATCGAGCGCGGCACGCTCCTCGCGCTGCTCGGGCCATCCGGCAGCGGCAAGACCACTTTGCTGCGCCTCTTGTGCGGCTTCGAACGCGCGGACAGCGGCACCGTCGAAATCGACGGGCGCCGCGTGGCCGGCGAGAACCTGCATGTCCCGTCCGAACAACGCCGCATCGGCTACGTGCCGCAGGAAGGCGCGCTGTTTCCGCATCTTTCCGTGGCGGACAACATCGTGTTCGGCCTGCCGCGCGCGCAACGCCGTGCGCGTCATCGCGTGGCCGAATTGCTCGAGCTGGTCGGCTTGCCGGCGAACTTCGGCGAGCGCGCGCCGCAGCAACTGTCCGGCGGGCAGCAGCAGCGTGTCGCACTGGCGCGAGCGCTCGCGCCCTCGCCGACGCTGGTGATGCTCGACGAACCGTTTTCGTCGCTCGACGCGGCATTGCGGCTTGAAACGCGGCAAGCGGTGGTGAGCGCGCTGGCCGCGACCGGCGCGACAGCCGTGCTGGTCACGCACGATCAGTCGGAAGCGCTATCGCTCGGCCATGAAGTCGCAGTGCTATGGCAAGGCAAGCTGATTCAGACAGCGACGCCGGAGACCTTGTATCGGCGGCCTGTCACGCGAGAACTGGCGTCGTTTGTCGGCGAGGCGGTGTTGTTGCCGGGCGTGGTCGAACAGGATCGCGTGACGTGCGAATTGGGTGAACTGCCCTTATGCGCGCCGATGGGTCATGGCGCCGTCGACGTGATGGTGCGCCCTGAACAGATCCGTCTGCTGCGCGCGGACGAAACGATGCCGAATGGTGCGGCGTCGTATGAAGCTGTCGTGCAGGACGTGATCTTCCAGGGGCAGGACGCAGGTGTTTCGCTGCAATTGCAGTCGCCCGCGCAGACCGTGGTGCGCGCGCGCGTGCCGGGCTACCTGACGCCGCGGCCGGGCGAGCATGTGCGGCTCGCCGTCGACGGTGATGTGACGGCCTATGCCCGCGGATAATTGACACAAATAAGTGACAAAAATAAGCGACGCAACCAAGCAACACAGTTAAGCGACGCTGCGATGCGTTACCTATCAGCCGTTACGCGGACGCCGCCACACCGGGCGCGCGCGTCTGCGGACGCAGCGACAAGTCCTGCACCATCTGCGCGGCCAGATAGTCGCACGTGGGCCGGTCCGATTTGGCGCTGCGCGCCACCACGATTTCCAGCGGCGCGATTCTCGGCAAACCTTGCGCTTCGCCGAGAATCGCCAGCCGCGACGGCACGCTGCAACGCGTCAGCGCAATCACCGACAATCCCGCATCCACGGTCGCCACGAGACCCATCAGACTCGCGCTGCTGAACGCGGCCCGATAACGGATTCGCGCGCCGTCGAGTGCCGCCAGCGTATGCTGCCGCGCGACACATCCAGGCTCGTAGAGTCCCACCGGCAACGGCGACGCCGCCAGCACCGGTGTATCCACCGAAGCCCCCACCCACACCATCGGCTCGCTGCGCACGAATTCGCCGCGCAACTTGCGGTCGCGCGTGACGAAGGCGAGATCGATCTTGTTATCGGCCAGCATCGGCGCGAGCGACGTGCTCTGCGCGCAGACGATCTCGATCTCCACGTGCGGATACAGATTCGAAAAGCGCCGCAATACCGGCGACAGCAACGACGACACGTAGTCGTCCGGCGCGCCGAGCACCACGCGCCCGGTCACCTCGGGCCGCACGATCGCCGACCATGCTTCCTCATGCAAAGCCAGCACTCGCCGCGCGTACTCGAGCAGCGTGTTGCCGGGCCGCGTGAGCGAGAGATTGCGCGTGTTGCGGGCGAACAGCGTGGTGCCGAGCATGGTTTCGAGCCGCTTGATCTGCATGCTGACCGCCGCCTGCGAGCGGTGCACGGTTGCCGACGCCTTCGTGAAGCTGCCCGTTTCCACCACCGCGAGGAAAGTCCGCAGCAGATCGACGTCGAATTCGGGGTGCATGATTTATCAATCCAGCTTATGGAATTTCTCAATTTAATTCGTTTGTCGGTGCCATGCAAGCCACGCGATACTTGGGACTCACTGCCACGGAGCCGCTTCGCATGTCCCTCACCCCACGTCAACAAGGCGCCATCACGCTGGCCAGCGGCGGGCTATTGATGGGCACGCTCGGCATCTTCGTCGAGGAAGCGCGGCTCGGTGCGCTCACGCTGGTGTTCTTTCGCTGCCTGTTCGGTTTTCTTGCGCTGGCCGCGTATTGCGCGTGGAAGGGCTTTTTCACGCGCCAGCATTTCACGCGGCGCACCGTCGTGCTGGCGCTGATCTCCGGCCTGTTGATGGTCACGCAGTGGGTCGGCTTCTTCGATGCGATTCATCGCACCAGCATCGCGGTCGCGACGGTTGTGTTTCACGTACAGCCATTCTGGGTCGTGCTGATCGGCGCGGCGCTCTTCAACGAGCGACTCGGGATGGACCGGCTCGGCTGGATCGCGACTGCGTTCGTCGGGCTCATACTCGCGTCGGGCGTCGCGGCGACCGACAATCTGCAAGGACACACGAGCTATCTGATCGGCATCGGCGAAGCGTTGGCAGGCTCGGTGCTGTATGCGAGCGTCACGCTGATCGCCAAAGGGCTCGGCAGTTTACGGCCGCACCTGCTGACGCTCGCACAGTGCTTTGTCGGCGTGGTGTGTCTGCCGTTCATTGCGCCGCTCACCGCCGTGCATATCGGGCCGATGCAGTGGTTCTGGCTGGTCGGCATGGGTGTGCTGCACACGGGGCTGTCGTATGTGCTGATTTACGGCGCGCTGCCCAAGCTGACGACGCCGGTCATCGCCGTGTTGCTGTTCGTGTATCCGCTGACGGCGATTGTCGTCGATGCCGTCGTGTATGGGCGGGCGCTGTCGTTGCCGCAACTCGCGGGCATGGCGTTGATTGTCGTCGCGAGTCTGGGCGTCAATCTCGGCTGGCCACTGCTTTCGATGTTGCGGCCCGGTGGACGGGCGCGGCATCACGCCGATTGAGTTTCAGCCGCGCTGCGTGCAGGCGGACCGCGCGCGCGTGGACTTTCAGATGCTGCTGGCGTTGAAGGCGTTGAACGAAACACCGGGCGTTGCGCCCGGTGTTTTTAGTCGTCGTAGTGAAAGCACCTCACTGCGGCAACACCTCCCCCTTCGTCTCCGGCGCAAACGGAATCACGAACAACCCGACGACAAACGCCAACGCCGTTAGCGCCACCGGCACGCCGAGCGTATGCATATGCAGCACGGCCGCCCCTAGCAAAAAGTTGACGCCCGCGCCGACAAACCGCCCGAACGACGTGCAGAACGCGAACGCTGTCGCCCGCACGCGGGTCTCGAACTGCTCCGGCAGCCACAAGCTGAACAACGCGAAATTACCGCCGAAAAATCCCAGCACGAAGAGCCACGCGATGAACGGCGCAAGCCCATTGGGCAGATAGAACGCCCAGCCGAAACTGCCGGCGATCGACACCGCCATACCCGTGAAGTAAACCGCCAGCGTCTTCTTGCGGCCAATGCGTTCGGCCAGCAGCGGCAACGCGAGACAGCCGAGAATCGTCGCAATCGACAGCAAGCCGGTGGCCAGCGACGCGGTTCTGATCGCATCGTTCTTCGCCATGCCGGCTTTCGTCGCCAGTTGAATCACCGCGGACGGCTCGTACACCGCGCCCGCCCACAAACCGACGATGGCGATCGTCAGCAGAATGCACGCGACCCACGTGCGGCGCCGGTAAGCCGGCCCGAGAATCTCACTCAGCGGCTTGGTGCGCACGGTGCGCGCTTCGGCTTTCTGCCACTTCTCCGACTCTTTCACGCGCAGCAAGATCAGAATCGCCACCACCACCGGCACCGCTCCAGTCAGGAACATCGCGCGCCAGCCGTAATGCACGCCGACCGTGTAATTGAGCGCCGCGGCCAGAAAGAAGCCGGCGTAGTAGCCCGTTTGCAGATAACCCGCGCCCATCTTGCGGCGATCTTCGGGCCACGACTCGGCCACATACGTGCCCGCCAACGCCCACTCGCCGCCAATGCCGACGCCGGCAATGAAGCGGTAGATGCCGAGCTCCCACACGTTGTGCGACGTCGCGGCGAGCCCCGTAAAAATGGCGAACGTGAAGATCGTGCCGGCCAGCACCTTGGTGCGTCCAAAGCGGTCGGCGAGCGGTCCCCAGATAAACGACAACCCCCACCCGACCAGAAACAGCGCGAACAGAATCGAACCGGCAAGGCCCACGTTCGCGGGTGTCGCCGCATAGCCCGAGCGCGGCAATAATTCGGTCAAGGCCGGAGTCAGCACGAGCGCATAGATGAACGAGTCCATCCCGTCGAGCGTCCAGCCGGCCCAAGCTCCCCAAAAACCTACAATCTGCGAACGATTGAGCGGCGTGCGACGCCGTGCAACCGACATGCGGTCGGTCAGTGAATTCATCATGCTCCTCCGGTCCTGCAAGTTGGCGTACTTTCGTACATATCGGGAACAACGGGATGGCGCGTTTGTGATGGAGTTGAAGTGCCGTGTTGCAACCACGGCGAGGGACATGGCCAGCGGTCTGCTGGAAAACATTCCGGGTTTGCCCACCTGTAAAACGCGTCTTTTTATATATAATATTTGATCTTATGAGCGACGCAACAGATGGTTTTCCCCTGGACGCCCCGGCGCGCACCCCGCTTCTGCCTGCGGCGGCGCCGCGCGAAAGCACGTCCCGCGTGATCGCGGAGGCGCTGCGCGCGGCGATTGTCGACGGTACGCTGGCGCCTGGCGCGCCGCTGCGGCAAGACGCCATTGCGCGGCATTTCTCCGTCAGCGCCATTCCTGTGCGCGAGGCGCTGCGCCAGCTGGAAAGCGAAGGCTGGGCGAAAGCCGCGGTGCATAAAGGCGCAACCGTCGCGCCGCTGTCGGCGGATGAAGCGCGTGAGATCTACGAGATCCGTTCGGCGCTGGAGAGCCTCGCCATCGGCCTCGCGATTCCGAATCACACCGCCGCCACGCTGCGCGAATCCGCGGACCTGTGCCGCGCAGCCGAGCGTGAAGCCGACCCGTCGCTGTACGTCACGCGCAACGCCGCGTTCCACATAAGCCTGTATGCGCCCGCCGCCCGTCCGCAACTGGAGGACATGATCGGCGCGTTGCATCGGCGCGGCGAACGGTATCTGCGGCTGAAGTTCGGGCTGCCGTCGTACAAGGGCGAATCCGACGAGGAACACACCGCCTTGCTCGACGCGGTGCAACGCCGCGATGTTCCAGCTGCGCAAGCGCTGGTGGTCGCGCATTTGCTCGGCACTGGCGACCTGCTCTACCGTTTCCTGACTGAACGCGCACAGGCGGAAGCCGCGCTAGCGAATCAACCCAAGCCGCGCGCAAGACGCACGCGCACCACCTCCGGGAGCTGAATCCGCCGATGAACCGATCCGCCGAAGCGTCACCCCCAACCCGTTCATGGACCACGCGCCGCGACGAAAAGAACCGGCGCCTGGCCGCCATTGCATCGTGGCTGGAAGACGGCGTACTGCCGACCCACCGCATCGTCGATGCGCTCGAAACGTTGATTCAACCCGGCGACCGCGTCGCGCTCGAAGGCGACAATCAGAAGCAGGCCGACTTCCTGTCGCGCTCGCTCGCCAAAGTGGATGCACAAAAGATTCACGACGTGCATCTGCTGATTTCAAGCATCAGCCGTCCTGAACATCTGACGCTGTTCGAACGCGGTATTGCGCACAAGGTCGATTTCTCATTCGCTGGACCTCAGAGCTTGCGGGTCGCGCAACTGCTCGAAGACGGCCAGCTGGAAATCGGCGCGATCTACACGTACGTCGAGTTGTACGCGCGGATGTTCGTCGATCTGACGCCGCACGTCGCGCTACTGTGCGCGGAGAAAGCCGACCGTCACGGCAATCTGTACACCGGCCCGAATACCGAAGACACGCCGACGATCGCCGAAGCCGCCGCGTTCCGGCACGGCATCGTGATCGTTCAGGTCAATGAGATCGTCGATGAACTGCCGCGCGTCGACATTCCGGGTTCGTGGGTCGACGTGGTCGTGCAAGCTGACCGGCCGTTCGCCGTCGAGCCGCTCTTCACGCGCGATCCCCGGCATATCGGCGACTTGCAGGTGCTCACTGCGATGATGGTGATTCGCGGCATCTACGCGCCGTACGGCGTGACGTCGCTGAATCACGGCATCGGCTTCGACACCGCGGCGATCGAATTGCTGCTGCCCACCTACGGCGAATCGCTCGGCCTGAAAGGCAAGATCTGCCGCAACTGGACCCTCAACCCGCATCCCACGTTGATCCCCGCGATCGAATCGGGTTGGGTTGAAAGCGTGCATTGCTTCGGCAGCGAAGTCGGCATGGAGGCGTATATCGAAGCGCGGCCGGACGTATTTTTCACCGGCAGCGACGGCAGCCTGCGTTCGAACCGCGTGCTGTGCCAGTTGGCCGGACAATACGGCGTCGATCTGTTTATCGGCTCGACGCTGCAGATCGACGCGGACGCGAATTCATCGACGGTGACGCGTGGGCGCCTCGCGGGTTTCGGCGGTGCGCCGAACATGGGTCACGATCCACGCGGCCGGCGTCATTCGAGCGAAGCGTGGCTCAAGCTGCTGAAGAATCAAGGGCCGGTCTCGCGCGGCCAGAAGCTGGTCGTGCAGATGGCCGAAACATACAAGAAAGGCGGCGAGCCGACTTTCGTCGATGAACTCGATGCGATCGCGGTCGGCGCGCAAAGCGGCATGCCGATCGCACCCGTGATGATTTACGGCGACGACGTGAGCCATGTGGTCACCGAGGAAGGCATCGCGCATTTGCACAAGGCCGAAGGGATCGACGAGCGGCGCGCGGCACTGGCAGCGGTGGCGGGCGTGACCCCGATCGGGCTGCGTGCGAAGCCGGAAAAAACGGCCGAGTTGCGCAGGCGCGGCATCGTTGCGTATCCGGAAGATCTGGGCATTCGTCGCGGCGAAGCGAAGCGTTCATTGCTGGCCGCACGCAGCATCGACGATCTGGTGACGTGGTCGGGCGGGCTTTACGCGCCGCCGGCGCGCTTCAGGAGCTGGTAACGATGGCGCCCGCTGTTTTGCTCGAGCGTGCGGATGAATCGTCCGGGCTCGCTACGTGCGATGCCTGGCCTGCAACGGCTGAGCCGCGCACCACGGCAACGCATGAGATCGCTTCCGATGATGCGGGACTTGCCCGGCTCGCCGTCACCGCGCTGATCGAAGAAGCTCAGCTCACGCCGAAACCCGCCCTGGTCGACCGGCGCGGCAGCGGCGCGCATCGCGACCTCGATCTGGCTACCATGCTGCGTTCCGCTCATTCGCTCGAGCCAACTTTCGCGGCGCTCGCGCGGGCATCGCGGCGGCGTGAACCGTCCGCGGTTTTGCGCGCTGAACTCGCGCAGATCGGCCGCGCGGGCGAAGTGGACATGCTGCGCGCCACCGGCGGCAGCAACGCGCATCGAGGCGCGATCTGGATTGTCGGCCTGCTGGTGGCGGGCGCCTCCGGCTCGGGCGGATCTGCATCCTTGCCGGCTGCGCACATCTGCACGCGCGCCGCGCGGATCGCCTGCTTCCCGGATCGCTTCGCCGCGCCCACCGGGAGCCACGGTGAACGCGTACGTCGGCGCTACCAGGTCGGCGGCGCGCGACGAGAGGCGCAAGACGGTTTCCCACACGTTATCGACGTCGGTCTGCCCGCGTTGTTAGCGGCGCGCGTTCGAGGCATCGACGAAGACGCCGCGCGCGTCGACACCCTGCTCTCGATCATGGCCTCACTCGACGATACGTGCCTGTTGCATCGCGCGGGCTTGCCCGGTTTGCACGCTGGACAACGCGGCGCGCGGCGTGTCCTCGACGCCGGCGGCAGCTCGACCGCAGCCGGCCGCGCCGCCCTTGCCGCGCTCGAACACGAACTGCTGTCGCTCAATGCATCGCCCGGCGGCGCAGCCGATCTGCTCGCCGCTACCCTCTTTCTCGACATGCTGGCGCATCACCACGCCGGCGGGAGCTCAGTCCCATGGAACATCTGACCTTCGACTATCCGGCGCAACGCGCCGTCACGACCCGCGCGCATGTCGGCGTGGTCGGTTCGGGCGACCTTGAAGTGCTGCTGTCGCCGGCCGATAGCACTGCCGGGTTGACCGCGCACGTGGTCGTGCGCACCAGCGTCGACGGCTACAGCCATATCTGGAAGAGCGTGCTCGACCGCTTCTTCACGCGCTACGACGGCGCCGCACAAATCGAAATCAACGACTTCGGCGCAACGCCGGGCGTCGTGGCATTGCGGCTCGCGGAAGCCGTCGAAGCCGCCGAACAGGGGGACGACGCATGAGTACAGTTGCTACGACATCAACAACGGGTGCCGCGCCGATGCTGCGCGAAAGCTTCATCGAATTGCCGGCGCGCGAGCGTGCCCGCACGCTGCTGGATGCGGGCACCTTCCGCGAATTGCTCGGTCCGTTCGACGGGATCAAGTCACCATGGCTGCCGCTGCAAGGCGTCGTCTGCCAGGCGGATGACGGCTGCGTGATCGCACGCGGCACTATCGACGGCGAACCGGCCGTGGTGGCCGCGATCGAGTCCGCGTTCCAGGGCGGCAGCATCGGTGAAGTGTCGGGAAGCAAGATTGCGGCCGC from Paraburkholderia sp. IMGN_8 encodes the following:
- the mdcA gene encoding malonate decarboxylase subunit alpha, with amino-acid sequence MNRSAEASPPTRSWTTRRDEKNRRLAAIASWLEDGVLPTHRIVDALETLIQPGDRVALEGDNQKQADFLSRSLAKVDAQKIHDVHLLISSISRPEHLTLFERGIAHKVDFSFAGPQSLRVAQLLEDGQLEIGAIYTYVELYARMFVDLTPHVALLCAEKADRHGNLYTGPNTEDTPTIAEAAAFRHGIVIVQVNEIVDELPRVDIPGSWVDVVVQADRPFAVEPLFTRDPRHIGDLQVLTAMMVIRGIYAPYGVTSLNHGIGFDTAAIELLLPTYGESLGLKGKICRNWTLNPHPTLIPAIESGWVESVHCFGSEVGMEAYIEARPDVFFTGSDGSLRSNRVLCQLAGQYGVDLFIGSTLQIDADANSSTVTRGRLAGFGGAPNMGHDPRGRRHSSEAWLKLLKNQGPVSRGQKLVVQMAETYKKGGEPTFVDELDAIAVGAQSGMPIAPVMIYGDDVSHVVTEEGIAHLHKAEGIDERRAALAAVAGVTPIGLRAKPEKTAELRRRGIVAYPEDLGIRRGEAKRSLLAARSIDDLVTWSGGLYAPPARFRSW
- a CDS encoding GntR family transcriptional regulator — encoded protein: MSDATDGFPLDAPARTPLLPAAAPRESTSRVIAEALRAAIVDGTLAPGAPLRQDAIARHFSVSAIPVREALRQLESEGWAKAAVHKGATVAPLSADEAREIYEIRSALESLAIGLAIPNHTAATLRESADLCRAAEREADPSLYVTRNAAFHISLYAPAARPQLEDMIGALHRRGERYLRLKFGLPSYKGESDEEHTALLDAVQRRDVPAAQALVVAHLLGTGDLLYRFLTERAQAEAALANQPKPRARRTRTTSGS
- a CDS encoding DMT family transporter, which produces MSLTPRQQGAITLASGGLLMGTLGIFVEEARLGALTLVFFRCLFGFLALAAYCAWKGFFTRQHFTRRTVVLALISGLLMVTQWVGFFDAIHRTSIAVATVVFHVQPFWVVLIGAALFNERLGMDRLGWIATAFVGLILASGVAATDNLQGHTSYLIGIGEALAGSVLYASVTLIAKGLGSLRPHLLTLAQCFVGVVCLPFIAPLTAVHIGPMQWFWLVGMGVLHTGLSYVLIYGALPKLTTPVIAVLLFVYPLTAIVVDAVVYGRALSLPQLAGMALIVVASLGVNLGWPLLSMLRPGGRARHHAD
- a CDS encoding LysR substrate-binding domain-containing protein, giving the protein MHPEFDVDLLRTFLAVVETGSFTKASATVHRSQAAVSMQIKRLETMLGTTLFARNTRNLSLTRPGNTLLEYARRVLALHEEAWSAIVRPEVTGRVVLGAPDDYVSSLLSPVLRRFSNLYPHVEIEIVCAQSTSLAPMLADNKIDLAFVTRDRKLRGEFVRSEPMVWVGASVDTPVLAASPLPVGLYEPGCVARQHTLAALDGARIRYRAAFSSASLMGLVATVDAGLSVIALTRCSVPSRLAILGEAQGLPRIAPLEIVVARSAKSDRPTCDYLAAQMVQDLSLRPQTRAPGVAASA
- a CDS encoding MFS transporter encodes the protein MNSLTDRMSVARRRTPLNRSQIVGFWGAWAGWTLDGMDSFIYALVLTPALTELLPRSGYAATPANVGLAGSILFALFLVGWGLSFIWGPLADRFGRTKVLAGTIFTFAIFTGLAATSHNVWELGIYRFIAGVGIGGEWALAGTYVAESWPEDRRKMGAGYLQTGYYAGFFLAAALNYTVGVHYGWRAMFLTGAVPVVVAILILLRVKESEKWQKAEARTVRTKPLSEILGPAYRRRTWVACILLTIAIVGLWAGAVYEPSAVIQLATKAGMAKNDAIRTASLATGLLSIATILGCLALPLLAERIGRKKTLAVYFTGMAVSIAGSFGWAFYLPNGLAPFIAWLFVLGFFGGNFALFSLWLPEQFETRVRATAFAFCTSFGRFVGAGVNFLLGAAVLHMHTLGVPVALTALAFVVGLFVIPFAPETKGEVLPQ